A part of Ptychodera flava strain L36383 chromosome 11, AS_Pfla_20210202, whole genome shotgun sequence genomic DNA contains:
- the LOC139144109 gene encoding transmembrane protein 26-like, which produces MEVFRLPIALKSDEWVLAMQQLLLGLLIVGRWILPKGEITRDQLSQLLLVYIGIAADILEFSTEALKEEQVKCNEILIIILMGVWSWSLLQFCFVLTATKVRKPRMASQMRTVSITSPTCHCCETEVWAIMLTLLMQDGPYLTTRMYLLVRYNIDSQMMVFFTCKNLLVVLLQLYRLIVLRVEKQSGNDRRPDTVALATISSTDGRGQRSGMARAVSNVKTQNNEIDVSAFILAAKNEERQRVIKSLENLRQENGNINHAVEIA; this is translated from the coding sequence TTTCGCCTGCCAATCGCTCTGAAAAGCGACGAATGGGTTCTTGCCATGCAACAACTTCTACTTGGACTGCTCATTGTCGGGCGTTGGATCCTTCCGAAGGGAGAAATTACACGAGACCAACTTTCTCAGTTACTCTTGGTCTATATCGGTATCGCTGCTGATATTCTAGAATTCTCCACGGAGGCACTCAAGGAAGAACAGGTCAAATGCAACGAAATACTCATCATTATTTTGATGGGGGTCTGGTCCTGGAGTCTCCTGCAATTCTGCTTTGTGTTGACAGCGACAAAAGTACGGAAGCCGAGAATGGCATCACAAATGAGAACGGTGTCAATAACATCGCCGACGTGTCACTGCTGTGAGACGGAGGTGTGGGCGATTATGCTGACCCTGCTGATGCAGGACGGACCGTATCTGACGACGCGTATGTATCTGCTGGTAAGGTACAATATCGACAGTCAGATGATGGTGTTTTTCACGTGCAAGAATTTGCTCGTTGTGCTGCTGCAACTCTATCGACTCATCGTTCTGCGCGTTGAGAAACAGTCCGGAAACGATCGGCGACCGGATACAGTTGCATTGGCGACTATCTCGTCCACTGATGGAAGAGGGCAGCGGTCCGGAATGGCGCGGGCAGTTTCAAACGTCAAGACACAAAATAACGAGATCGACGTGTCCGCTTTCATTCTTGCTGCTAAAAACGAAGAAAGGCAAAGAGTTATAAAATCTCTGGAAAACTTGAGACAAGAGAACGGTAATATCAACCACGCAGTTGAAATTGCCTGA
- the LOC139144110 gene encoding mitochondrial amidoxime-reducing component 1-like, with product MSDNTYLKQLTVAGLAVCAFGAAWMLWRRSKQARRTMVAVGKVSGLFIYPVKSCARIEVQSGKCCRIGLISGILKDRHWMVVDGENTFMTIGKEPRMCLIQPSLSEDERYLYLDAVNMPRLKVPIDYNEIQDSGQEIIQTRVWRHDIKGKYCGKEAAEWINTFLGKTDFKLLVLDDLPPSLCSEDPKYSVFAQEGDIIAYQNNSPYLVLGEASVEDLNRRLDNPVSMKNFRPNIALSGMTAHEEDNWTFMQIGDALFRRYKYCQRCKITTVDPQTGIMHKSEPMKTMKSYRLCNDDPESKSMYGQSPLFGVNMAIVEEGTVNVGDTVYACYD from the exons ATGTCCGATAACACTTACCTTAAACAGCTCACCGTCGCAGGTTTAGCAGTGTGTGCGTTTGGTGCTGCGTGGATGTTATGGCGTAGATCGAAACAGGCAAGAAGGACAATGGTCGCGGTCGGTAAAGTTTCGGGGCTGTTTATATATCCCGTGAAATCGTGCGCAAGAATCGAAGTCCAAAGCGGTAAATGTTGTAGAATTGGCTTGATAAGTGGAATTCTCAAGGATAG ACATTGGATGGTCGTTGATGGCGAAAACACATTTATGACGATCGGCAAAGAACCAAGAATGTGCCTGATTCAACCAAGTTTATCAGAAGATGAACGGTATTTATATTTAGATGCTGTGAACATGCCTAGACTGAAAGTGCCAATCGATTACAACGAAATCCAAGACAGTGGACAGGAAATTATCCAGACAAG AGTATGGCGACACGACATCAAGGGAAAGTACTGCGGTAAAGAAGCAGCGGAGTGGATCAATACTTTCCTTGGCAAAACTGACTTCAAACTGCTCGTCCTCGATGATTTGCCACCGTCACTCTGCAGTGAAGACCCAAAATACTCAGTATTTGCCCAGGAGGGCGATATA ATCGCTTACCAAAACAACAGTCCTTACTTGGTCCTCGGGGAAGCGTCTGTGGAAGACCTGAATCGAAGACTGGATAACCCTGTCTCTATGAAAAACTTCAGACCAAATATCGCTTTATCAGGAATGACAGCACATGAAGAG GACAACTGGACATTCATGCAGATAGGTGACGCTTTATTCAGACGTTATAAGTACTGCCAAAG ATGCAAAATCACCACAGTAGATCCACAGACGGGAATAATGCACAAATCAGAACctatgaaaacaatgaaaag CTATCGACTGTGCAACGACGATCCTGAAAGTAAGTCAATGTACGGACAGAGTCCTTTGTTTGGAGTCAACATGGCTATAGTGGAAGAAGGCACAGTTAACGTTGGAGATACTGTGTATGCATGCTACGATTAG